acagtattataatgacagcacattgaaggaggaggacactacagtattataatgacagcacattgaaggaggaggacactacagtattataatgacagcacattgaggaggaggacactacagtattataatgacagcagcacattgaaggaggaggacactacagtattataatgacagcacattgaaggaggacactacagtattataatgacagcacattgaaggaggacactacagtattataatgacagcacattgaaggaggacactacagtattataatgacagcacattgaaggaggacactacagtattataatgacagcacattgaaggaggacactacagtattataatgacagcacattgaaggaggaggacactacagtattataatgacagcacattgaaggaggaggacactacagtattataatgacagcacattgaaggaggaggacactacagtattataatgacagcacattgaaggaggaggacactacagtattataatgacagcacattgaaggaggaggacactacagtattataatgacagcacattgaaggaggaggacactacagtattataatgacagcacattgaaggaggaggacactacagtattataatgacagcacattgaggaggaggacactacagtattataatgacagcacattgaaggaggaggacactacagtattataatgacagcacattgaaggaggaggacactacagtattataatgacagcacattgaaggaggaggacactacagtattataatgacagcacattgaaggaggacactacagtattataatgacagcacattgaaggaggacactacagtattataatgacagcacattgaaggaggacactacagtattataatgacagcacattgaaggaggacactacagtattataatgacagcacattgaaggaggacactacagtattataatgacagcacattgaaggaggacactacagtattataatgacagcacattgaaggaggaggacactacagtattataatgacagcacattgaaggaggaggacactacagtattataatgacagcacattgaaggaggttggacactacagtattataatgacagcacattgaaggaggaggacactacagtattataatgacagcacattgaaggaggagaaCACTAATATAAGGTGAAGAAGGGCATTAATGCTTCTCTGTGATTAATTATGGAATGTCCCAACGGAGGAGGTTTATATAGACGCACTGTCCTCTCCAGCAATTACTTCCTGAACTCTTTACACTGTATTCATGTTACTTCCTTTGTCTTTTTATGCAAATCAATAAACcgtgtgtttctgtttgtttgtttgtctgttttccAGGAGAGGCCAGTGCGTCCACCATGTGGGACAACAATGCCTGGGCGTATTTCTATGACAACTCGACTGAGGCGGAGGCGGAGCCACCCTTCCTCATCCAGGACTTTATCCACACCCTTCAGCCTGACGCAAGGTTCATCGTCATGCTGAGAGACCCTGTAGAGAGGTACTGTAACtgctattaatactactactactaccattactactactactactacaattaatactactactactattaatattaatactgctactactattactattaatactactactactacaattaatactactactactactacaattaatactactactactacaattaaTACTacaattaatactactactactattaatattaatactgctactactattactattaatactactactactactacaattaatactactactactactactactacaattaataataatactactaccattactactactactactacaattaatactactactactactacaattactactactactactattactattaatactactactactacaattaatactactactactacaattaatactactactactactactactacaattaataatactactactaccattactactactactactactactactactactattactattaatactactactactattactattaataccactactacgattactattaatactactactacaattaatactactactactattactattaatactactactactactactactacaattaataatactactactaccattactactactactactactactactactattactattaatactactactactattactattaatactactactacgattactattaatactactactactactacaattaatactactactactattactattaatactactactactactacaattaatactactactattactactactactactattactactggtactactactactactactactattactattaatactactactactactatactactactactatactactactataccactactactatactactgctactataccactactactatactactactactactatactgctactacttctactactactactaatactactactactactactatactgctactaccactacaactactactaccactaccactactactactactaatactactactactactactatactgctactacttctactactactactaatactactactactaccactaccactactactactattactattaatactatactactactactatactactactactactactactattactattaatactactactactactactaccactaccactactactactactacaactactactaccactaccactactactactactaatactactactactactactatactgctactacttctactactaatactactactactaccactaccactactactactattactattaatactatactactactactatactactactactactactaatattactattaatactactactactactactatgctactactactactatactactactatactactactactgctactgatactaccgctactgatactactgatactactactactaatactggtactgatactactgatgctactactactatactactactgatactactgatactactactactactatactactactgatacttctgatactacaactactatactactactactatactactactgatactactaccactgtactactactactatactactactatactactactgctactgatactaccgctactgatactactgatactactactactaatactgctactgatactactactactgtactactacatatactactgatactactactactactgctactactactactgctactgactactgacagacacacacagacacaaagcaGAGCAAACTCCATTCCAGATGTATTTCAGATTGAGACGTGCAGTTTGTTATGAAGGAGGAATTATGTTTGAGCTAATAGCTGAAGGCCTGGCAGCGTTCTCTATAAATTCAGACTAGTTTGTCTCTTGCTCTGACTGAACAGAGTTTCACTTCAGTGGATGTCTCAACTGGCTCACTTTAATTGGTTTTGTCTGTCAAACCACagcagtcgagagagagagagagagagagagagagagagagagagagagagagagagagagagagagagagagagagagagagagagagagagagagagagagagagagagagagagaactagagagctagagagaaatCAGGGAAAGTCCCCTTTTTATCAAGAGGATATGAAATGACATGCAGTGTTTTGCTGGGAAAGAAATTAAACAATATCATATTGTCTCCATTGTGAATCCCTCTATCTTCTGGTGTTGATGCTTGTGTTTTAGAGCAGTGTCTCTATAGACAGGCTTCTACAGGGGTACAGGCTATTGGACATTCCCAATCCCCCACTGCCTCTACAGGGGTACAGGCTATTGGACATTCCCAATCCACCACTGCCTCTACAGGGGTACAGGCTATTGGACATTCCCAATCCCCCTCTGCCTCTACAGGGGTACAGGCTATTGGACATTCCCAATCCACCACTGCCTCTACAGGGGTACAGGCTATTGGACATTCCCAATCCCCCACTGCCTCTACAGGGGTACAGGCTATTGGACATTCCCAATCCAGCACTGCTTCTACAGGGGTACAGGCTATTGACATTCCCAATCCCCCACTGCCTCTACAGGGGTACAGGCTATTGGACATTCCCAATCCCCCACTGCCTCTACAGGGGTACAGGCTATTGGACATTCCCAATCCACCACTGCCTCTACAGGGGTACAGGCTATTGGACATTCCCAATCCACCACTGCCTCTACAGGGGTACAGGCTATTGGACCTGTTAGCAGGGATTGTCATGAGACTGGAGGCAGCACTATGTCTACTAGATGGGCCAGATGCAAACAGTAAAATGTCATTAtcgtgtagagagagagagaggggagagggagagagagagagagagagagagagagagagggagagagagagagagaggggagaaggagagggagggagagagagagagagagagagagagagagagagagagagagagagagagatggccctTTAAATATGGCCCTTTAAATATGGCCCTTAAATATGGCCCTTAAATATGGCCCTTAAATATGGCCCTTAAATATGGCCCTTTAAATATGGCCCTTTAAATATGGCCCTTAAATATGGCCTTTAAATATGGCCCTTTAAATATGGCCCTTTAAATATGGCCTTTAAATATGGCCCTTTAAATATGGCCCTTTAAATATGGCCCTTAAATATGTCCCTTTAAATATGGCCTTTAAATATGGCCTTTAAATATGGCCCTTTAAATATGGCCTTTAAATATGTCCCTTTAAATATGGCCTTTAAATATGGCCTTTAAATATGGCCCTTAAATATGGCCTTTAAATATGGCCTTTAAATATGGCCTTTAAATATGGCCCTTTAAATATGGCCTTTAAATATGGCCCTTTAAATATGGCCTTTAAATATGGCCCTTTAAATATGGCCTTTAAATATGGCCCTTTAAATATGGCCCTTTAAATATGGCCtttgttgttggtgatgttgatggtgttgttgtttgttgtctcAGGTTGTACTCCGACTACCTCTACTTTGGGATCACTAATAAGTCTGCGGAGGACTTCCAGGACAAGGTGTCCGAGTCTCTCCAGCTGTTTGAAGGGTGCCTGACAGAGTACACCATGCGCTCCTGTGTGTACAACACTACGCTCAACAACGCCATGCCAGTGAGTAGCCTTCACCTTCTCCACATCCATGTGCTTTCTATGTTTTAACAGACTGACCATAACAGTCTAACTGTCCAGGTGAATgggggtctgtgtgtgagagacagacagaaggaaagagagaattctcctccgctctctcctctactctcctccattctctcctccattctctcctctattctcctccattctctcctccactctcctccgctctctcctctactctcctccactctctcctccgctctctcctctattctctcctctattctcctccattctctcctccactctcctccactctcctccactctctcctccgctctctcctctactctcctctattctcctccattctctcctccattctctcctctcttctcctccattctctcctccattctctcttccattctctcctctattctcctctattctcctccattctctcctctattctcctctattctcctccattctctcctctactctcctccattctctcctccattctctcctctattctcctccattctctccttcattctctcctccattctctcctctattctccttcattctctcctccattctctcctctattctcctctattctcctccattctctcctctattctcctctattctcctccattctctcctctactctcctccattctctcctccattctctcctctattctcctccattctctcctccattctctcctccattctctcctctattctcctccattctctcctccattctctcctccattctctcctctattctcctccattctctcctctattctcctccattctctcctccattctctcctctcttctcctccattctctcctctattctcctccattctctcctctcttctcctccattctctcctccattctctcctccattctctcctccattctctcctctcttctcctccattctctcctctcttctcctccatcctctcctctattctcctccattctctcctctattctcctccattctctcctctattctcctccattctctcctctcttctcctctcttctcctccattctctcctccattctcctccattctctcctccattctctcctctcttctcctccattctctcctccattctctcctctcttctcctccattctctcctcccttctctcctccattctctcctctcttctcctccattctctcctccattctctcctccattctctcctctcttctcctccattctctcctctcttctcctccattctctcctctattctcctccattctctcctctattctcctccattctctcctccattctctcctccattttctcctccattctctcctctattctcctctattctctcctctcttctcctccattctctcctctattctcctccattctctcctctattctcctccattctctcctctattctcctccattctctcctctcttctcctccattctctcctctattctcctccattctctcctccattctctcctctcttctcctccattctctcctctattctcctccattctctcctccattctctcctctcttctcctccattctctcctctattctcctccattctctcctccattctctcctctcttctcctccattctctcgtccattctctcctccattctctcctctattctcctccattctctcctccattctctcctccattctctcgtccattctctcctccattctctcctctattctcctccattctctcctccattctctcctccattctctcctctcttctcctccattctctcgtccattctctcctccattctctcctctattctcctccattctctcctccattctctcgtccattctctcctccattctctcctctattctcctccattctctcctccattctctcctccattctctcctcccttctctcctccattctctcctctcttctcctccattctctcctccattctctcctccattctctcctctcttctcctccattctctcctctcttctcctccattctctcctctattctcctccattctctcctccattctctcctccattctctcctccattctcctccattctcctttctctcctccattctctcctatcttctcctccattctctcctccattctctcctctattctcctccattctctcctccattctctcctccattctctcctctattctcctccattctctcctccattctctcctctcttctcctccattctctcctcccttctctcctccattctctcctctcttctcctccattctctcctccattctctcctccattctctcctccattctctcctctattctcctccattctctcctccattctctcctctcttctcctccattctctcctcccttctctcctccattctctcctctattctcctccattctctcctccattctctcctctcttctcctccattctctcctcccttctctcctccattctctcctctcttctcctccattctctcctccattctctcctcccttctctcctccattctctcctctcttctcctccattctctcctccattctctcctccattctctcctccattctctcctctactctcctccattctctcctccattctctcctccattctctcctctactctcctccattctctcctccattctcccctccattctctcctccatcAGGCCTAATTGTCCATCGGTTTATATCTCTAGAGTTATTACAGCATGTGAGGTTGGTTGTGGCAGGCTGTTACCAGGCTGTTACCAAGCTGTTACCTGGCTGTTACCAAGCTGTTACCAAGCTGTTACCTGGCTGTTACCAGGCTGTTACCAAGCTGTTACCAGGCTGTTACCAGGCTGTTACCAAGCTGTTACCAGGCTGTTACCAAGCTGTTACCAGGCTGTTACCAGGCTGTTACCAAGCTGTTACCAAGCTGTTATCAGGCTGTTACCAAGCTGTTACCAAGCTGTTACCAGGTTGTTACCAAGCTGTTACCAAGATGTTACCAGGCTGTTACCAGGCTGTTACCAAGCTGTTACCAGGCTGTTACCAAACTGTTACCAAGCTGTTACCAGGCTGTTACCAAGCTGTTACCAAGCTGTTACCAGGCTGTTACCAGGTTGTTACCAAGCTGTTACCAAGTTGTTACCAAGCTGTTATCAGGCTGTTACCAAGTTGTTACCAGGTTGTTACCAAGCTGTTACCAAGCTGTTACCAAGCTGTTACCAGGCTGTTACCAAGCTGTTACCAGGCTGTTACCAAGCTGTTAccaggctgttactaggctgttaccaGGCTGTTACCAAGCTGTTACCAGGCTGTTACCAGGCTGTTACCAAGCTGTTACCAAGTTGTTACCAAGATGTTACCAGGCTGTTACCAAGCTGTTACCAAGCTGTTACCAAGCCGTTACCAAGCTGTTACCAAGCCAtgtgttgatgaagccagtgtgttgatgaagccagtgtgttgatgaagccagtgtgttgataaagccagtgtggtgatgaagccagtgtgttgatgaagccagtgtgttgatgaagccagtgtgttgatgaagccagtgtgTTGATAAAACCAGtgtgttgatga
This region of Oncorhynchus nerka isolate Pitt River unplaced genomic scaffold, Oner_Uvic_2.0 unplaced_scaffold_1378, whole genome shotgun sequence genomic DNA includes:
- the LOC135568848 gene encoding carbohydrate sulfotransferase 15-like; protein product: MQINKPCVSVCLFVCFPGEASASTMWDNNAWAYFYDNSTEAEAEPPFLIQDFIHTLQPDARFIVMLRDPVERLYSDYLYFGITNKSAEDFQDKVSESLQLFEGCLTEYTMRSCVYNTTLNNAMPVRLQVGLYIVYILDWLTVYSREQILVLRLEDHASNRKYTMHQVFDFLNLGLLTEQKEAEITKSPASNTRRPADKNLGPMLPVTKEILRDFYTPFNKKLAKVLRNDSFRWDNHSELI